The Corvus moneduloides isolate bCorMon1 chromosome 4, bCorMon1.pri, whole genome shotgun sequence genomic interval TCCCTTGCTtttggcagcagagcagagctgacctctgccacagctctgccagtcagctccaggcagcaaagcaggagTCCCTTCTTGTCCACCACTGCTGTGAACAGTGGTCGTGATGAGAGCAACCAAGTAGCTCTTACAGCTTGACCACAGCTGCTAAGCACTGCTACTGACCTAAGCCAGCCACTCCCTTCAAGTGACAGGTCTTGGCAAGCAAAGACGTCCAGTTTTAACCATTCCCCAAAGCAAATATTAGAGATGGCCTTGAACCCAAACCTCTACCACCAGTTTCaaggtttggaagggacccagggCTGGATTTATCTCTGATCTTTGTTCCAGGAACAGGGAGATCTTTTACTATGTGTGCCATATCAGTACATAGACTTTCTCTCCCACTTGTACAGACTGAGCATATCATGTTTTATCATGCTTAAAAGTTGGTCTGATTTAACTGCTGGTGCAGCAGTCAGTCTTAGAAAACCTGGCACAGCAGAAAGCTGTAATCCCACCAGGTAACGCCAACCAAGCCAATTTGTGCCAAAATCTCTCACAGATCACCTCTGTGAGCTGTTCGGCTAGCAGGCTGAGGATGCAAAATCTTCTTCAAGGGACTGGATTGAAAATGAAATCCTGTGGGTCAACCTGCCATAGCAGAAGAGACCATATTACAACCTCATTTACTTCCATCCCCCAAAAAAGTACTGTGAGACCAAAACTTACACCAGTGCAACTGGTATGAGCTCTTCTATACTAATTAAACCACATTATACAACTTTTGCTGACATAACTGACAAACAAACACATCCACAAACTGAAACAGTCAAACCAGCAATGCTCACGGGTACTTTCACCACAGAGAGGGggatttctctttgaaaatctCCACAGGGATAGGGAACTGaggcaagagagaaaaagagaaagcaagtaactccaaaatgtttctgttcaTTTAGATTTCAGTCAGCTTGGCAAGCTCTTTCGTGATGTTTGAACACAACAGAACCTGAGTCACTAGCCTTAATTCGGCTTCAGGCCTTCCATGCCTCTGATCCCAATCCAAGTACTACTTTCACAAGACCTTTATTGAACATTAGCCCTGGCTACTCCATCCAGATGAAAGATATCCTCAGCTGCCTTGTCTCCTCTGGTAGTAAGGGCAGTGTTATGGCCTGTCTAAACTAATAGCTGACAGCTCCGAGAGGTATTTACGTAGTTGAAGATGTAGCTTTAGATGTGTCCCAACTACTTTGGGTAGTAAAACATGATGGACCTGAGACAGTGTGTCATATTCTTAGATACGCTCCACTTCCCCTGCCAGTTCTAGTAAATACTTTCTCCTaagagtaagaaaaatatttgcccCAAGGTGAAGCAAGATGCTGCTCTTAAGGAACTAGATTTTATTTCGTACCAGCTGAGATTCAGCCACCTGTAGGAAAAAACAGCATCTTTCTTCTTTGAAAGTAGTAGAAGGGAAGAAATACCACATCCGAAACataacagtggaaaaaaaccctgcttgAAGGTGCAGGAATGGACAGTAGCACATGTGGGTTACTCCAAAGCATTCTGGGTGgaccaaaaaaatatttcattttcactaCTTAAAAAAGCACAGTGAAATTACTCTTGAAGCCAAAGGGATTTTACCTGAGTCCAATAGTTATTAGAGTCAAGTGGAGAGCAACCTAGGAGATGGAAAAATCTCCTTGGCTTACAGCAGTTGCAGAGGACACAAAAGAGTGGCTCATTTTATGCcacttcccttcctttcctcccacaGACTGCACCTGCACATCGAGAGCAAATCGAAACCAGCCTATTCTAAACTATGGTCTCCTTTATTTTGAGGGACTCAAAGCAAGGGCAAGGCTGAGACAGCATAACCAACACAAAAACTTGTTTCTCAGCATGATTGCCCCTCTCTGGTGGCCAACTCCTGGTTAGTACCTTCAGGATCACAAAGCTAGCTGAAAGTAGGGCATGCCCATTAAGCTTCCAATCCTCCTTACACAGCCACGACAGTTTGCACATGTCTTTCTCCTTTGGGTTTTAGCCAGAGTCCAGCCCTTTTGGGCATCATAACACAGCTGAATGGTTTAGCTCCTTTTGTTTCAGCTGACAAACACCCtatccctcccccaccagcaaCAATACaactggagctgggatttgtgTGTCCTCTGAGCAAGGATACAGGCTTTGTGCCTTGCTGAGCTGTCTTTGCAAGGACTGCCAACACTCACAGCTGATtaagcctgcagtgctgctttctgcttttcctgctcacAGACAGATGTCAGAAACAAGCTAAACGAAACAGTGCACACAGCTAGAGCTCTGCACTTAGGAACATTAAAGCAGACTATTAGggattaaataaattaaaccaGAGGGGAGCTTAACACATTCTCTCTAGGCTTCATTTCAACCTGACATGCAATTTTGGGTAAGAAATATCTCAGCGTTTCAAAAAGCACTGTATTCTGGCAGGTGGCTCAACTCAATGAATAGAAAGGGCTGTATTTGAAAAGCCTTTGCCACCACCACGTGGTTGAAGCCACGAGTGCAGCACAACAACTAACTGGGAGTTCGAGCTGCCAGCAAGGACCAGCCTGGCTGCCAAGGCAAGCTGGGGCAAGCGTTCGCAGGTTTCAGAGGCTGTGCCACATACCTAATAAAGAGCATACAACTATtacatattatttattttattaaattagaACTCTCAAACCCCAGTGCCTTGCAGCAACCACAAGGCACAACCTACTGCCGGTCAGAAGCTGTTAGTAAAGGGATTATACACAGCATATGCCAAACCTGCAGAGACAACCTGTTTTCTATGTGCTGCTGTGGTCTGCTCTGCTGGGTTTCACCTCTGGTCAGCCCCAGAGGCTGGGTTACTGGGGCTGTTGTGGGCTTGATGGGTGGAGTCCTTTTCTTCAAAGATCTAAAAGAAAGCTAAAGTGCTAGATTGAGTATCTTCTTTAGTCCCTTCCTTTCCAATTAGGCACCAGGCATGGAAATAGTGAGTCCTTTGCTGGGCAGATGCTCACACAGCTGGATCATTAACTGTCAAGTGCAGTCTATCTAGAAGCAGCACGACAGCCTTCCTTCCCCGTTCTTCTCTTGGTGGACAGACAAAACCTGGCAGCAAGGTTTCACATTAGACTAAGGTGCTGCATTTCAactgaaggaaagcaggagcctgctgcctcttctctgGTACTTTGGAGATAGTAGCCTGGTTCTTCTAATAGTCTCTCAGAAAAATATGTAGCTCCTGGCCACTGGCCAAGTGGAAAAAACTCAAACTCGACCATGAAGTAGGATTCAGATGTAATAATGGATAGGAATCCCCAATTCAAACTGCCCTCCCTATCTGTTATCCACTGAATAGGAATCAAACTTTTCTTGAGAGGTAAGCAACTAGGAACAGTTCTGGATGAGTGGTCATGACAAGTCACGAAAAAAAGCTTCCCAATGTGATGCCAACTGCAGGAGCTTGAATGcctgaagtgaaaaaaacctgatgaaTGTGGCTGAAGTATCACAATGAGAAGCTAATCATCATCACAGCTCCTCATCAGTGAGACAAAGGACAAGGCAGAAACTCCCGGTATTTGACCAGCACAGATCTGTAACATTCGGAGAAGTCGTTGAGCAGTAGCAACTCGAATCCCTTCcaactggaaacaaaatggagaaattatttaatcaatagaaaagaagaaaagcaatgctAAGCTTTGATAAAAGAAAGAACCAGAGCAGGCATCAAGTGACTAGCtacagaaaaccccaaacaggcCCATTTACTTCCCTAATGTTAAGGAAGGTAACAGCATTGCCAGCTGGAAGCCCCGAAGGGCTTGCCAAACACACGGATTCTACCTCCTGGTAGGGAAGCAGTCTCTGAGGATGCAGTGATGAGTACACAGAAAAGTGAAGTGTGCTACTGCTGAATGCCAAACTCTCCCTCCAGCTTTTCTGACCAAGCAGGAAATTGGAAAGAGTGGCATATCAGAGGGTCTGTGAAGCCACAAAGTTGAGCTGACACGAAACATTACATGGGCAAGGGAGTCACATGGCAAATAACAGCTCAGGGGCTCCCGGGAAGAGAAAGTGCAGCAAGGAACAAGTGTACCAAGGCTCTGCATATCAGAGATGTTTTTTGTCAGCTTAAGCTTGGCTTCATGAGGTTTTGAAGTAGCACAGGAAGGAGCAGGTTACTAGAAGACTCATTTTAAGGATGACCAGACTCCCGTATCTCTATGGTTCTTGTAGACAGAGTCTGGTCTCTGATAGTTATGAAAGACAGTAGCATATGTATTTATTGTTACATGTATTTATTGCTAATATAATGACATTTCTAAGGATCAGAGTAGTGGAATTCAGAAATCCCTTGAGATGTCAAATAAGCACCTTACCTCCAGCTCACAGAAGATCATAGGACTGCAGTAGGTTTCTCCCAATTTACAGACAGCACTGGTCTCAATGCTGCAAGCATTCACCCTGCCaactaaaaaaaagttttcccaCATTACAAGCCCCATAATCAGCaatcagtgaagaaaaataggaaattcCACATCCACAAAGTGATCCAGAGCTAATTTTGAGAGCATGAAAGAAGATAAGGCAACAGGGAGCAGTGCAAACAGAATGGTACAAGATTTGAAATGGAATTAGCACAGAAGTCTTTCATAATACTAACAGGAGGAACAGTATTATCACATCACTCTTCATGTAACATTAACATTGTGCATAAGCAATCAGCACACCATCAGCAGGGGCAGAGTCTTCCACTCACTTACCAAAAATCCTCCTGGCTCATATGGTATCACAGAGTGGTCTGGTCTCCAAGGAATTCACTTCATCAAGAGAGCCATAGCATAAGACAATGCTAAGACTCCTTGTCTACCTCAGAATTAGGCTTCCTGACCCCCAAACTTCAGGGACACAGCACCTATGTTCCAACACCGAGCAGTACAGTCTGGCCTCTCCAGTTCCTCAGAGCTGAAGCAGGGAGGGTACACAGGAAAGCACTGGCAGACAGAAGGATTAGAGGCACAACAGGGCCGGACAGCACACAGCAGGGATACCAGTTTCGTACTAAAACTATACTTCATAGTTTTGTAGCTCATCCATTTAATTCACTTTATTACCACAGTATCATATGCTTCTCACTGCTCATTAAGATTATTAATTAAGAGCAGATAGAACAGACTTCTAGggtgccacacacacaaaaaaaaaaaaaaattaaaaaatcaataaCACAAATCATATTCAGAGATTAGGGACAGAGAAGAGAGTGACTGGCAAAAACAAAAAGGACAGAGCAAGTGAGCATGAGAGAAGAGAACCGTGTTTTATctaggaaaacaataaaaaaaggcagaggagtTCAGAAATAATTCAAACAAAGTTTCAACAAAGCCACTGGTTTCCTTTAGTTTGTTTCAAGTTAAGTCAGCACCCTGTTTTAAGAAAACCAACAGTGAGTTGTGCTGCTttaagaggaggaagaggcgCCATACGTACCCCCAGTGACAAGAAAGCACACTTTCCCCAGGAAGAAGCTGGCATCCACATGAGCTAGGGAAGCTTCGACATTCTTCAAGCTGTCAGAAAAGTACAAACAAGCCAGTTGGACAGGAAGGTTAAATCAGTGCAGCATAAGGACAACAGGaataattttcagaagcacAATTAGAAAACCAATGATGTTAACATCTGCTGATTTGTGAGCTCGCAGAGTTCTGCTTTATGCTAAAAGCATGACATCAGAGACCTCTGTAATACCCACAGCTGTTTAATAACCCATAACATATCCTTTCTACTCAAGACTCAACAGTTTGAGTTAGTTTGAACAGTGTCCTCCATGATTTACAGACACTAAGCATCTGAATTCATTAATATCCAATGAAACTTCAGCACCACTTCGGCTCTTTCAGGAAGCGCTTGCCCACACATTTCTGCAGCACCATCTGTGCTGTAAGTATGCAGCTGGGCCTGTCATTTTTGGTAAATGAGAGCCCAGGATCATCAGTCACAAGTTAAGTAAGTAATAAAATGCTGACTTCTGTGCCTTAGCAAGTCTTTACTTGTGGCCTGGGGAAACAAGTATAATTTCTACAACAACGAGCACAAGATGACAGAAGAGGGATCAATCCCTGCAGACTTTTCTCTTTTGCCTAGAGATATCCATAGTGCTGGTCCCACTTGACCAGGAGTTCAGCGAACTGAGGACACAGACACAGCAACTTGCTGGTTATtgggcagcactgcccagtGCACATCAGACTTTTACATGTTACAGAACTTCACAGCACCACCAGCACTTCCACCTCATTCTACAGACAGCATCTTTCCAAAGCTCAGTTCATATCGTCACACATCTGGATCCAGAAATAAATTCTGCCTTCTCTGCTACGGCAACTTAGCACACAACAGGCATGTTATTGGACAGAGCAGTTCAGTCCTAATCCACTGCTGGAGGCCAGAAAGCCACGGTGTATATTACAGAGTTCTTCCACCACAGCAAGTCTTGGGTTTGAAACCCACTACTCAGCAATTCCAATACAGTAAAAATGTAGATTTAGACATCAAACCAAAAAGAATATTAGTCCCCCATCTCATCTTTTTGCCCTTTTTACCTGTATTTGCTCTTGATGTCAATCATAAACACAATCAGATCTATCCTGGGTCGAAGATGATCCCCCTCTGAAGGTAAAGGGAGGGATGTAGCAAGGTGACTGAAAGATAACAAAATTGCCAGTTTAACCAAATAGCTTGGCAAGACAGTATCCACTTACCCATAATCACATAACCATTGCAGTTTGCCATGTAGCAAGTTACCAGGAAGCCTGCTAATTACTGAATACGTGGGCACTGAAGAGACACTGTGATTGTTTAAGTGGTACTCTCATACCTCAGGCCCACTCACAGTTGCTGACAGCCACAATGGTAATTGCTAGACAAGGCTGGTTATAATGGGACACTTATTAGAGCATAACAAGGcccacagaaacattttctctgtgcaGATCTGTATGGcaagtaatttcatttaattgtTACAAAGAGTCCTTTTTAACAAAGTGAACCCCAATGCTTTACGGGCATATTTTGCTGCCAAGTTTCAGTTAAAATCAGTGCTTTTCTGTCACATTCCAGAGATACTGCTCACATAGGAGCGGCGGCCTTTCCAGGTACAGAAAAACCTTAAACCACAAATTTGTCACTAGTACAGCTTTATAGATGAACTTATAACTCAAAAAGAGCTTCTATTATATCATTACCCTCCTTTTTAACCCTTTCACTAAGTCAGGAGCTACCAGGTTAATTTAGGTGTCTTTCTACACAGTACCACCACTGCTAATAGAGCTGTTGGAAGAAATACAAGGGTGGGGACTTTTTGTGTCTCTTCCCActaaaaaagccaaacaaccACAACCaactaacaacaacaaaaaacaaacaagcaaaccaaccaaccaaaaactcaacaaaaaaaaggtttcagcAGTAGATAACTGGATCTTCCACAGGGAAGAACATTATCAGCACCTCATTTTTGGAAGATCACCTTAATTTAAACTggacaaacaaaaatcccagaagTTCAGTCACTCTCACAATCCACTTCCTCTCTGGAAGACAAGGAAGAAACACTGATTCTGATCTTCTTGGGGAATATTACTTCTAGTAAGTCAGTCTCAAGGACTTAACAGTTTTCTCCAGCAGCCACAGACCATGGTACACATTCCCTTCTATTAATCCTATGTAGTTTGTAGTTTTGTTTACTAGTCTCCAAATaaaggtgttttgtttcttacaTTTAAGGAAGGTAGGATTTAACGAAAACATTCTGAAACTAACACGAGAGATGAGCAAAGTGAGCTTGAAAGACACACTGCAACACAACCAAGCTTATTAATTTAAGGTGAAATTTAGGGAGACTCTTTGATGAAGGTATCAGATCTCATTGtctgagggaaagaaaaaagcaacccaaaaaAGCACTGCATTATTTGGAATTCTGCTATATTTAAACCAACATGACTAGATGATGTCAGCAGCCTCCAGATATGCACTGCAGAAACcttccccccccgccccccacaGCAATAAgagacacaaaaaaccccaagccttGTAATTCTTTGCCCAACAGCTGTACCTGACAGGTAGACCTGTCAGACAAGATACCATATTTCTTTGTAACGTGTATAATCCCAAAGTAatacagtggggaaaaaacccactgacTTTGCTTTCCTAGCAATATTAACACAGGGATGTATCTTGCTCTGTAGCATGACCACACGATGCTGTGCCTCTGGGCAGTTACCCAGCTGTAGTACCAGCAGCCATCTAGTTATGGCACTCCACAgctcagcagaggctgcaggttTCACATAGAAAATTGGGCAATTCATTTACTATTAGTTAGCACAGACATCCAAGATGCCATAATCAGAGCAGTACAGTCACCCTAATTAGCCAGCAGAACATTAGCTCGGGTTGCTTTTACCGCATAGCCATGGATTACAGCAGCGAAATAACACAAACACCTTCTGAAGAGCTGACTAAACTCATTTGGTCTTGGCAAGAGAGCTGTCAAGGACATTTTATCATAAAAAGTTAGTTAATCAAGCTTTTAAGACAGGACATGTCATGCAGCTAAAGCTGAAATTCCAAGTGCATCTTAATAGC includes:
- the CENPM gene encoding centromere protein M, which encodes MAVLRPFDKLPMLNSAVLLLVGSDEALQQKLAEAILQEKKDFSISIHLATSLPLPSEGDHLRPRIDLIVFMIDIKSKYSLKNVEASLAHVDASFFLGKVCFLVTGVGRVNACSIETSAVCKLGETYCSPMIFCELELEGIRVATAQRLLRMLQICAGQIPGVSALSFVSLMRSCDDD